Within the Nerophis ophidion isolate RoL-2023_Sa linkage group LG01, RoL_Noph_v1.0, whole genome shotgun sequence genome, the region GTAAGAAGGACTCGGCGAAGTGACTACAGTGAGATTCTGAGGTTTTGAGGAGCGTTCCTCAATCTGGGTTGGTGAGAACGAAGATCGTTTTCCTCTTACTGAAGTAGCTTCCGTCGCTGGCCCTGTAGGAGTCCACACGATTTGAGCTCTGGTTCCAGTCTCATCGCTCCCATATTGCTTAGTCACTTGCTTTGTTTTCTTTGAATTTGATTGTTTGGGTTTGTTTATTTCTGCAACTGTCTTTGTTTTTGCTAATTTCTGGGCAGTTCGTAATTTTACGTTTTCTGAAATACTGCAGTTTTGACTCAGTCTGGATTTCTTAGCTGCAGATTCTCTGCTTTTACTTGAACTGGAAACAATGATAGGCAATTTAATCCAATGAACACTTGGAGGTACAGTATTTTCCAATAATGAACTAGATTTTCTTTTTAATTGTTTAGATGTGTGTGCTTCTTTAGCAAGGTTGGGACCAGGAGATACAGTATTTCCCAATAATGAACCACATGTTCTTTTTGACTGCTTAGATGTATGTGCTTCTTTGGCAGCGTTGGGACTTGGGGGTACAGTATTTCCCAATAATGAACCAGATTTTCTTTTCAACTGCTTAGATGTGTGCGCTTTTTTAGCAAGTTTGGGACTTGGGGATAGAGTATTTCCCAATAATGAACCAGATGCTCTTTTTGACTGCTTTGATGTGCGTGCTTCTTTAGCAAGGCTGGGACTACTGAGAGATTCACTGCAAGACTTTTTAGATCTGGTACTAGTTTTCATTAGACTGACAGAAGACGAATTGGACTTTTTTGAACTAGCACAGTCACTCTTCGGTCTCGAAGATTCGGCCTTTTTATGAGCCAACCTAGCGTGTTGTGGGGATTTTTTCTGGGACTTTTTAGAACGAGCATTTTCCTGGGCGGTGATACACTTCTTACGACTCTGAGGTGAGAGTTTATTTTTTAAAAGGCTGGTGGTATCTTTAGATTTCCTTGACCTTAGACACACAACATTTCCTTTTGACTTCTTAGGGCTAATCTCAGCTTTGTTTGTGCTAGACTTTCCAATAATCTTGGCTGGCAATGTCTCTTTAACATAAGGCTTATCTTCTGCTATACCCGACACTGGAATCAGATTTGTATCTTCGGACTTTTCAGAGATAGCATCATCGGTGCATGGGGCAGACTTACACTCATTTAGAGGAGGCATATGTGTCTCAATCAGGTCATTTGTCTCTTTAATAGAACTAGAATGTACAGGGGATTCAAAATTTTGGTTTGCACATTCTTCAACAATAACTTGCGGTGTACAGTTTATTGGAATGTGTTCAATAGTAGATCCTATCTTTATGCTGTCATTGTCTAGTGAATGTTTTGTTGGGTTTCCATTGGTGATGTTGACCTCAATGTCTGGCTGTAGGGGAATAATAATTAAAGTGTTGGTGGTTGTGTTTTCAAGAGATAGAGCATCTTTACTTACAACCGGAACAGTCTTGAAAGCTGTGTTTTCAGTTGGACAGGTATCTGCACTGCTCGGTCTCTTGAGACGAGCTTGAGAGTACCCAATTTCTGTTTGTAACTCCGGTAGAATTTCCGTGCTAACAGGAGTTTGCTTAGTGGACTCAAGGGCTGTAGTAGCAACATTCTTTAATGTTGGTTTCTTGGGGCTTACAGGGGTGGGCAGTGGGGAAATAACTAAAGTGCTGGTTGTTGTGTTTTCTGGAGATGGAGAATCTTTAGTTACAATCGGGCTTTCTGGGCAAACAGGAGTAATTGTGAAAGTAGTGTTTTCAGTAGGACTGGTATTTATATTCCTTTGTCTCTTGAGACTAGCTTGAGAGTACTCAGTCTCTGTTTGGAGCTCAGGGGGACTTTTTGTGCTAAGAGAAATTGGCTTGGTGGCTAGGTCAGTGGTAACAACATTCTCTGATGTTGGTATCTTTTGACTTCCACGGGTGTTACGTTTTCCTGTAAGTGGCTGAGaatttactttgttttttttagcttgcAAGTGAATTTTGAGGTGACTTCTGAGACGGGCAACAACAGAGTTTCTCTCTGACTTTCTCCTGGATTCGTCTGCAAACTCATTTGTTGATACCTAGAAAGTAAAAATACATGCCTTAAATTTTTTCACAGCACCTTTAGGATACAATGTAATATAGTAAGCTTGGAATTGCAATAATCAGTAAATATATTGACTACAAATGGCTACATTTACATTACCTTTTGAGAGTCCTGGTTTACAGGCGTCACTTCCAATTGGGCGAGGAATTGCGTTTTAGTCCATTGTGACCGGGGGTCAGATAAGTCCTTGGGTGTAACGGGATTTTTTTGTTCTGGGTTGTTGATTTCTTCAGTCATGTTGAAAGAAGGCTTGGTCGTTTGATCAGGTACAGTTGATGGTTTAGCCTTCTCAAAGTCTATTGCTGATTTCATTGAGACAGGTTCGCACACATTAGAAAGCGAACAGGATGGCACAATGTCTGGTTCCTCTTCCACAATAATGCATGATGATATATATTCTGACATTGGAGACTCATTCACAGCTTCAACAACAGATGCATCTTTTAAATTATGACAAATGCTGGTTGGTATTGCAGGGACTTCTGGGGTTGGGTTTAATGCCTGGGCATTGGCAGCATATGAAATGCTATCTGGTTCAGCAAGCCTTTCATAAGAATCCAGTTCCGAAACCAGAACAGTTTTAGTGAACAATGGCAGCTTTTTTAATTTTACCACCACTTGGGTCATTTCAAAACCGCTGATGGGTACACCCTCAGTTGAAGATGTTTCCGCTTGTTCTGGGTTCGTTATTTGTAAACTTTCACAATGCGGCGGTGTGGGTGACAGGGGCGATATAATTATTGGTATTTGTTCAGTTAACAATGACTCTTCCGTTCCATCTGAAGTCATTCCAGATATGCTACACATGTTACTTAGCTGTGATACCGACATATTGACATCACCATCTGGTCCAACAAAATTGTCTTCGGCCTCCGACGATTGGGTCTGACCAGTCCCAACAGCTGATGTAGGTCtaggaattattatttttattttagtgtgTGCCTTTAGTTCTATTGAATCGTTTGTTGTTTCAGGGTCGACAACAGAAGCAGCTGTTGTTGCAGTAACAGTTTCCATTTCAGAAATTCCCATAGACAAGGAACATTTACTCTGTGCAGCAGCAACAGTTGACACAACAGCAGAAATTTGATTTGGGGAGAGCGGGGCAATAGTACATGGTGAGGATTTGGAGAGATCGATGACTTCATCTGGGACTGAGTCTACCAGGTTTTGTTCAGATGCTACCAATCCAATTGGAGGAGAAAGTGAGCTTTGCTCAAATAACTCTGCTACTGTAGAAGTCAAAGATGATGGAGATGTAATAATGTTCAAAGGAGTAGTGCAATGTTGTTGCACCCCAATCTGAGACTGTGAATTGCTGTAAGTGTTTGTGGATTGCTCCAATATAGGTACCGCTTCTGCAACTTGATCATTTATATTTAGGGTTGGTTGTGATGCTTGAGTAGTTACTGGAGATTGTACCTTAGATGGTAAAGCGACAAGGGGCATACACGTTGATTGGTCTATCTTTTCTTGTGGGAGGATACAATCCTTTGTTGACTGATCCATTGCTTCGACGAGTAGCATTGCATCCTGAAGCGTTGCAGATGTGCTGCTTTCTGTGACATGACATGGTGGTGCTTGTTCCGATGCCGCAGTCCGGCCGTGTAACGTAGCAGATGGAATGTCAGCGCTTTGAGCATGACTAGATCCGTGTTTTATTTCCATGCAGGGTGGTTGAGACTCAGACGATAAACCTGTTTCTAATGGAGCTAATACTGAAACAGTCTGGGGCCCCGTGTTAGGGTTTTCCGAGTCTTCTAATGATCTGTTTCGCATTGCTGTAGAAACAATGGTTATAGCATCTACTGACATACCTGGAGATACTTCTGGAACCCCACTTAAAGATGTGTCCCCCTTGCAAATAGAAGACATCTCTTGATCATGTCCTGCATCATTATTTGATCtcaaaacacttatttttttttttgtgttatgcAATTGTTTCACTTTTCTTGAGGGCTGTCTTCTTTGTCTACTGTTTTTCTTCCCAGGCACATTTAATTCAATGTCGGTCATCAGCAATGTTTGCTCCCCTTGTTGTTCTCCTGGGCGGGGAACCTTGCTGTACTGCAGCACAGCCACATATGTATGTTCATTTCTTGGTGTTTCACCTAAGGGTTGTTTCTGAATTCGAACCTCTGGTACTATCGACTGTTTTTTGAATGTTGTGGGACCAGGGGATCCTTTAGTCGCAAATTCTGATAACATTTGATCAGACCCAGATGCCACTTCCTTAGTGCGACTTGTTATAGCAAGTGACTTAACTGAATGAATTTGTATCTTGCAAACCCCTTCTGAACTTCGTTGAATTGAGGAATCATCACTTTTTCTGAGCGATCCATATGAACATCGCTGGTAAATCTGAGGGCATTCTGTTTCAGTTTCACGGGAATATTTTGATGCTGAATCTGAAAACAGATGGAGGTAAACAATTTGTATTATTGGtgtttaaaactatttttttcaatgtttcaATTTCTTACCTGTAACAGCCCACTCCATTTCCCTGCTGATGACAGGGGGTTCAGAGACCTTTGAAACATACAATGAAGAAGAAAAAATTACAAACTTGATAGCAGACAACTTCCAACAAAAATGCATAAGTGCATTGAATGAAATAACTTTGCAGGTGTTTGATCATAGCAACTACAAATCAAAACCTTTGTAGATCTGACTTTTAGTTTTACCAAGTTTAGAGTGCGGTTACTGCTTGTAGAAAAACTTTGCAGCGTGTCAAAATGATGAGCATGTTCAACTTCAGAGGGGCTGTATTTTGTATAACTACTACAAAAACATTTTGCTCCAAAATTTAACATACACCACACACCTCGGGTTTTGTCAACTGACAATATTCATCATTTGAAGCATCATAGTCATGGTCCTTCAGAAGGATGTAAACCATCTGCTCTCGATCACATTGCATGTTTTGATCATCTCTGCTTTGTCCCATCGATTGACAGACCATATCAGGCAAGTCGTGGCCAGAAAGAAGGTCTGTAAACATGAATACACAAAGTTAAAATGGAAATCAATGGTG harbors:
- the LOC133558043 gene encoding mucin-17-like — its product is MSAGDFQTKYASFMESIVKSTVAETTKLFEGMVDELKEELSKVKMENEALKTTCRVKENAKTLAISESCQSDDIPEMCDTSIQCDLLSGHDLPDMVCQSMGQSRDDQNMQCDREQMVYILLKDHDYDASNDEYCQLTKPEVSEPPVISREMEWAVTDSASKYSRETETECPQIYQRCSYGSLRKSDDSSIQRSSEGVCKIQIHSVKSLAITSRTKEVASGSDQMLSEFATKGSPGPTTFKKQSIVPEVRIQKQPLGETPRNEHTYVAVLQYSKVPRPGEQQGEQTLLMTDIELNVPGKKNSRQRRQPSRKVKQLHNTKKKISVLRSNNDAGHDQEMSSICKGDTSLSGVPEVSPGMSVDAITIVSTAMRNRSLEDSENPNTGPQTVSVLAPLETGLSSESQPPCMEIKHGSSHAQSADIPSATLHGRTAASEQAPPCHVTESSTSATLQDAMLLVEAMDQSTKDCILPQEKIDQSTCMPLVALPSKVQSPVTTQASQPTLNINDQVAEAVPILEQSTNTYSNSQSQIGVQQHCTTPLNIITSPSSLTSTVAELFEQSSLSPPIGLVASEQNLVDSVPDEVIDLSKSSPCTIAPLSPNQISAVVSTVAAAQSKCSLSMGISEMETVTATTAASVVDPETTNDSIELKAHTKIKIIIPRPTSAVGTGQTQSSEAEDNFVGPDGDVNMSVSQLSNMCSISGMTSDGTEESLLTEQIPIIISPLSPTPPHCESLQITNPEQAETSSTEGVPISGFEMTQVVVKLKKLPLFTKTVLVSELDSYERLAEPDSISYAANAQALNPTPEVPAIPTSICHNLKDASVVEAVNESPMSEYISSCIIVEEEPDIVPSCSLSNVCEPVSMKSAIDFEKAKPSTVPDQTTKPSFNMTEEINNPEQKNPVTPKDLSDPRSQWTKTQFLAQLEVTPVNQDSQKVSTNEFADESRRKSERNSVVARLRSHLKIHLQAKKNKVNSQPLTGKRNTRGSQKIPTSENVVTTDLATKPISLSTKSPPELQTETEYSQASLKRQRNINTSPTENTTFTITPVCPESPIVTKDSPSPENTTTSTLVISPLPTPVSPKKPTLKNVATTALESTKQTPVSTEILPELQTEIGYSQARLKRPSSADTCPTENTAFKTVPVVSKDALSLENTTTNTLIIIPLQPDIEVNITNGNPTKHSLDNDSIKIGSTIEHIPINCTPQVIVEECANQNFESPVHSSSIKETNDLIETHMPPLNECKSAPCTDDAISEKSEDTNLIPVSGIAEDKPYVKETLPAKIIGKSSTNKAEISPKKSKGNVVCLRSRKSKDTTSLLKNKLSPQSRKKCITAQENARSKKSQKKSPQHARLAHKKAESSRPKSDCASSKKSNSSSVSLMKTSTRSKKSCSESLSSPSLAKEARTSKQSKRASGSLLGNTLSPSPKLAKKAHTSKQLKRKSGSLLGNTVPPSPNAAKEAHTSKQSKRTCGSLLGNTVSPGPNLAKEAHTSKQLKRKSSSLLENTVPPSVHWIKLPIIVSSSSKSRESAAKKSRLSQNCSISENVKLRTAQKLAKTKTVAEINKPKQSNSKKTKQVTKQYGSDETGTRAQIVWTPTGPATEATSVRGKRSSFSPTQIEERSSKPQNLTVVTSPSPSYHPILFKAPPIVSPLQPLAVIGDRLLKNQCGQCGRVLSNPAALASHVSLHTGYRPFSCDHCGKNFPDDKTLRRHDRVHRNGRIHVCHRCGKGFVYAFGLTKHLQMVHGKFKPYVCMFCEKAFFTKREVTDHIRIHTGEKPFPCHLCEKRFVRRVELNVHLRWHNGEKRFWCPFCGKGFLDCNNMKRHKMIHTGEKPHSCPHCPKNFTQSGHLKKHVRNVHKIQ